CCGATTCATCCAGCTGCCGGGCCGGATCAGCCAATCGTGCCACGGCCTCAACGCAGGCCAGGTTCGGCCCGGGATAGAAATTCACCAGCGTGGCATCGTCACGCAGCTTGATACCCAGTGGCAGCTGCAAGGGTTGACCTGCCGTCATCCGTACCTCAACGCCAGTCAAAATAAAGGGTGCGCTCACGCTGGCGAGCTGCCGCAGTGGCCTCGGCCAATGCCTGGCGTTGCGCGGCCAAGGCGCCAGGGGTTGGCAATTCTCCATCTGCGGGCAAGCGCCGGTCAATTTCCTGCCCGGCTTCCTGCTGCGGGGCCGCAACCGGATAAAGACGCTGATCCAGCGCCAGCAGCCGCAACAGTTGTTCACGCTCGCCAGCAAACGTCAGCGCCAGGGTCAAAGTGTCATCGCTAATACCCAACAGTTGCAGACTGCCCTGAGCGCCCAACTGGGCGAGGCTGCGTTGCAGGCTGGCGTAGGTTTGCAAACCTTCGACGCCGCGCACGACCAGGCGCCACTCCTGTTCGCCTCCGGTTTCACGTTTCACGGGTACTACGGCGTAGCCGGCGTGCACCTGATTGGCAATCGCCAACATCAACCTGTCGGCCTGCTCCGCCTGGTTGGCAGCAGCCTGACGCTGCTGATTGTGGTTGCCATCCAGCCATAAGTGCCAGGCAACCTGCCAGTCATCCTCAGCGGCATCCACACTCAAAGCCACCAGCCCTTCAGCGGCATAGCGCTCACTGGCCGCACGCAACACCTCGGCGTTGCCACTGCGAATATCCGCTTCACTCAAAGCCACCTGATCCTGCAGATCACCCAACGGCAGCAACAATGCCACGCCACGATGGCTGGCAGCCTTGCGCAAGGCATCAGCCCATTCACTGCCGGGTGCCAGCATTTCATCTCCCAGCGACCCATTGACTACCCCCCAGAGCAAAACGCCGGGGCGGTTGCGTCCGAGCAATGGCAGCGCGGTTTCCGCCAGCAAATCGCGCAGCAGAGCCGGTTCAAATTCGACCAGCATACGACCAGACTCGCTGCGTGAACCGACCCGGCGCATCAGCTGACGGGGATCCTGCAGGGCACGCTGAATCGGTTCTGCGGACAAATCCAGCTCAGGTCCGGCAAGGCGCGTCAGCATGATCTCGGCGGCCTCCAACTGGAGTTGTTCACGGCTGGTATCCGCGTCACCCTGCACCTCGACCTGGTACAAATCTTCCAATACCGCCGCCGACAAGGAAGGAACCAGGATAAACAGGGAAAACAACAGAGCGAGCAAGGGTTGCAACAGGTGCTTGTACATCGGGCGCTATCCGCTTGGCAATGACATCCACACCGGCTGGTGCAGATCGAACACATACATTAAACAAGCCATCGCATGGCGGCAACCAATACGCTTGTCAGCATGGTTCTGCCCGGTGTGAATTGCTACACTATGCGCCTTGTCCAGCCCCTATGCTCAGAGAATCCCGCATGACAGACCAGACCTCGTCCAAGCCCTCGATCAGTTACAAGGATGCAGGGGTCGATATCGACGCCGGCAACGCCCTGGTTGACCGTATCAAGCACGTTGCCAAGCGCACGGCACGGCCGGAAGTGCTGGGCGGGCTGGGTGGCTTTGGCGCCCTGTGCGAAATCCCTGCCGGCTACAAGCAGCCGGTCCTGGTATCAGGCACCGATGGTGTCGGCACCAAACTCCGCCTGGCAATGGACCTGAATCAGCATGACCGTATCGGTATTGACCTGGTTGCCATGTGCGTCAATGACCTGATTGTCTGCGGGGCCGAGCCGCTGCTGTTTCTTGATTACTACGCAACCGGCAAGCTGAACGTCGACATTGCTACCGACGTAGTCACCGGTATTGGTGCCGGTTGCGAGCTCGCCGGTTGCGCCCTGGTCGGCGGGGAAACCGCTGAAATGCCCGGCATGTATGAAGGCGAAGACTATGATCTGGCCGGTTTCTGCGTCGGTGTCGTGGAAAAAAGCGAAATCATTGACGGCAGCCGGGTTGCCGTTGGCGATACGTTGATCGCTCTGCCCTCCTCGGGCCCGCACTCCAATGGCTACTCACTGATCCGCAAGATCATTGAAGTTGCCGGCGTCGACATCACCGGGATCGAGCTGGATGGTCAGCCGCTGACCGACCTGTTGATGGCGCCCACGCGGATTTACGTCAAAGCCCTGCTGCAACTGATTCGTGAAACCGGAGCGGTCAAGGCCATGGCGCATATCACCGGTGGTGGCCTGCTGGAAAATATCCCGCGCGTCCTGCCCGAAGGCAGTGGTGCCCACATTGACCTGAGCAGCTGGCAACGCCCGGCCGTATTCAACTGGCTGCAAGAGCAGGGCAACGTGGACGAAACCGAAATGCATCGGGTACTCAACTGTGGCGTAGGCATGGTTATCTGCGTCGCCGCTGACCAGGCCAGCACGGCCCTGCAGGTGTTGCAGCAGGCGGGTGAACAACCCTGGGTGATCGGTCAGATTACCGCAGCCCAGGGCAGCGAAGCCGTAACCTTGAGCCAGGGGCCGCTGACGTCGTGAGCTGCCGCATTGTCGTCCTGATTTCCGGTTCCGGCAGCAACCTGCAGGCACTGATCGACCAGCTCGACACGCCGGCTGACATTGTCGGCGTGATCGCCAACCGACCGCAAGCGTATGGATTGCAGCGCGCAGCCGCTGCCGGCATTGCCAACGAATGCCTGGACCATCAGGACTACACCAGCCGAGAAGCCTTTGATCAGGCACTCATGGCGCGGATTGATGCCTATCAGCCCGACCTGGTGGTCCTGGCCGGTTTTATGCGTATTCTGACGCCGGAACTGGTCAGTCATTACCGTGGCCGCATGCTGAATATTCACCCGTCCCTGCTGCCCAGGTACAAAGGCCTGCACACGCACCAGCGCGCTCTGGAAGCTGGCGATGTCGAGCACGGCGCCACCATTCACTTTGTGACCCAGGAGCTGGATGGCGGCCCGCTGGTAGTTCAGGGCCGCGTTAGTGTGCTGACAAATGACAATCCCGAGACGCTGGCGGCACGCGTACAACTGGTCGAGCACCAACTCTACCCGCTGGCTGTGAACTGGTTTGCCCAGGGTCGCTTGCGGTTTGACGCAGAGGGTGCCCGACTGGACGAGGAACTGATTGGTCCCGATGGACTCAGAATGGAAGACCACCTGCAACTCAACGAGGCCTGATTGTGTCATTACGCCCGACTCTGCCTGCTCTGACCGCCAGCCTTTGGCTTGGTGCCAGCCTGATCCAGCCCGCCCAGGCGGATGAGCTGATCAACGCTGTACCGCTGAAGCCCTTCGATGCCAGCTACACCGCTGATATGCGACGCGTGCCGGTGAATGGCGAAGCCACCCAGCAGCTGGAACAGAATGCCGATGGCAGCTGGACTCTGACTTTCTACGCCGGCATGTTTGTCGCCCGCCTGACGGAAACCAGTCAGTTGCAACTCGACAACGGACAGCTCAAACCTTTGAGCTATCACTACGAACGCAGTGGCCTGGGCCGTAACCGGGAAACGCGTCAGACCTTTGACTGGGACGCCGGCAAAGTAACAGGCACGCATCGTGATGACCCAGTGGACCTGGCAACCGAGGATGGTCTGCTGGACAAAGCCAGCTACCAGATGGCGCTGCGCCGTGACCTGCAAGCAGGCAAGGAAGAGCTGCATTATCGCGTGGTCGATGGCCGCAGTATTGATGAGTACGAATTCGAAGTGGTCGGCAGCAAACAGGTCGAGACCGCTGTGGGTGAATTTGCTGCAGTGGAAGTCGTTCGGGTACGTGATCCGGATGCCAGCCGTCAGACCACCCTCTGGTTTGCCAAGGACTGGGACTACCTGTTGGTTCGCCTGAGCCAGACAGAGTCCGATGGCCAGCGCTATCAGATCATGCTCAAGGAAGCCACCATCGATGGCGAAGAAGTACGGGGACAGTAAGTCCTGATCGGGTCAACCCCGAGACAATAAAACGGCAGCCATTGGCTGCCGTTTTATATTGTCCAACGAAACAATCAGCTCAATCGGGTCGCCAGTGTCGCAACGTGCTTGCCCTGAAAGCGGGCAATTGCCAGCTCGCGCTGGTCTGGCTGGCGCGAACCATCACCACCCGCCAGCGTTGTAGCGCCATAGGGCGT
This sequence is a window from Halopseudomonas salegens. Protein-coding genes within it:
- a CDS encoding DUF2066 domain-containing protein, with the protein product MYKHLLQPLLALLFSLFILVPSLSAAVLEDLYQVEVQGDADTSREQLQLEAAEIMLTRLAGPELDLSAEPIQRALQDPRQLMRRVGSRSESGRMLVEFEPALLRDLLAETALPLLGRNRPGVLLWGVVNGSLGDEMLAPGSEWADALRKAASHRGVALLLPLGDLQDQVALSEADIRSGNAEVLRAASERYAAEGLVALSVDAAEDDWQVAWHLWLDGNHNQQRQAAANQAEQADRLMLAIANQVHAGYAVVPVKRETGGEQEWRLVVRGVEGLQTYASLQRSLAQLGAQGSLQLLGISDDTLTLALTFAGEREQLLRLLALDQRLYPVAAPQQEAGQEIDRRLPADGELPTPGALAAQRQALAEATAAARQRERTLYFDWR
- the purM gene encoding phosphoribosylformylglycinamidine cyclo-ligase, whose translation is MTDQTSSKPSISYKDAGVDIDAGNALVDRIKHVAKRTARPEVLGGLGGFGALCEIPAGYKQPVLVSGTDGVGTKLRLAMDLNQHDRIGIDLVAMCVNDLIVCGAEPLLFLDYYATGKLNVDIATDVVTGIGAGCELAGCALVGGETAEMPGMYEGEDYDLAGFCVGVVEKSEIIDGSRVAVGDTLIALPSSGPHSNGYSLIRKIIEVAGVDITGIELDGQPLTDLLMAPTRIYVKALLQLIRETGAVKAMAHITGGGLLENIPRVLPEGSGAHIDLSSWQRPAVFNWLQEQGNVDETEMHRVLNCGVGMVICVAADQASTALQVLQQAGEQPWVIGQITAAQGSEAVTLSQGPLTS
- the purN gene encoding phosphoribosylglycinamide formyltransferase, with the protein product MSCRIVVLISGSGSNLQALIDQLDTPADIVGVIANRPQAYGLQRAAAAGIANECLDHQDYTSREAFDQALMARIDAYQPDLVVLAGFMRILTPELVSHYRGRMLNIHPSLLPRYKGLHTHQRALEAGDVEHGATIHFVTQELDGGPLVVQGRVSVLTNDNPETLAARVQLVEHQLYPLAVNWFAQGRLRFDAEGARLDEELIGPDGLRMEDHLQLNEA
- a CDS encoding DUF3108 domain-containing protein; amino-acid sequence: MIQPAQADELINAVPLKPFDASYTADMRRVPVNGEATQQLEQNADGSWTLTFYAGMFVARLTETSQLQLDNGQLKPLSYHYERSGLGRNRETRQTFDWDAGKVTGTHRDDPVDLATEDGLLDKASYQMALRRDLQAGKEELHYRVVDGRSIDEYEFEVVGSKQVETAVGEFAAVEVVRVRDPDASRQTTLWFAKDWDYLLVRLSQTESDGQRYQIMLKEATIDGEEVRGQ